A portion of the Kazachstania africana CBS 2517 chromosome 2, complete genome genome contains these proteins:
- the IOC4 gene encoding Ioc4p (similar to Saccharomyces cerevisiae IOC4 (YMR044W); ancestral locus Anc_2.609) — protein sequence MSDHIYQPTDIVLVKVKGYSAWPSMIVPIELIPTNVLKSHSEDFEYDSNDDEYIEITKFLKFKKFKGKKDLYCVKFFNDDSYIWVKHNDLKLLDSKDCEDWIVENQNKRHNKKLIPAYEMALNILRNDPDAIDVYEFIEYGSKGKPNDDDDDEYIEEKVHARSKRKGTRSSSRQRQKKQKFQSEEEEDEIEDVSDYEEPSSRRRTRKSLRTSRRNKQEEAVSDFEVLEAAEVKPVRGRGRAKSTPVKSKTFHKTKKVAPKVVKYNYEDDEDWKIVGMGPQDTAVKVNPLVNKLRQKKNQEKHTELRLDLIDKINSINTLLFDLIVPVLSETEEKTTPRKDDYEIILDEFEIALNMNGTNNEFISIFRSNNELLLNFRALLNLRTNELNDWNLWNKFQGIFASIYECEFIIDEQEWSLRKEENQNEAEATNDTINGIELSDKMKQDGEMVN from the coding sequence ATGTCTGACCATATCTATCAGCCTACCGATATTGTACTGGTTAAAGTCAAGGGCTACTCGGCTTGGCCATCTATGATAGTACCAATCGAATTAATACCAACAAATGTTTTAAAATCACATtctgaagattttgaatatgattcaaatgatgatgagtatattgaaattacaaaatttttaaaatttaaaaaatttaaaggGAAGAAAGATTTGTATTgtgtaaaatttttcaatgacgACTCTTACATTTGGGTTAAACACAATGATTTGAAACTCTTAGATTCAAAAGATTGCGAAGATTGGATAGTGGAAAATCAGAATAAAAGacataataaaaaattgattccAGCATATGAAATGGCTTTGAACATATTACGAAATGATCCAGATGCTATAGATGTCTATGAGTTCATCGAATATGGCTCAAAAGGGAAACCcaatgacgatgatgatgacgagtacattgaagaaaaagttCATGCGAGATCTAAGAGAAAAGGAACAAGGTCTTCAAGTAGACAGAGgcaaaagaaacaaaaatttcaaagtgAAGAGGAGGAGGATGAGATTGAAGACGTTTCTGATTACGAGGAACCTAGTAGTCGTCGCCGAACAAGAAAGAGCCTGAGAACTTCTAGAAGAAACAAGCAAGAGGAAGCGGTGTCTGATTTTGAAGTCCTAGAAGCAGCTGAAGTTAAACCTGTTAGAGGAAGAGGGAGGGCGAAAAGCACCCCAGTGAAGTCTAAAACTTTCCATAAGACTAAAAAAGTTGCTCCGAAAGTTGTAAAGTACAACtatgaggatgatgaagattgGAAAATAGTGGGTATGGGTCCACAAGATACTGCTGTCAAAGTAAATCCACTAGTAAATAAGTTACgccagaaaaaaaatcaagaaaaacaTACTGAATTACGACTGGATCTGATTGACAAAATAAACTCCATTAACACATTGTTGTTTGATCTGATAGTACCAGTCCTTAGCGAAACTGAAGAGAAGACTACCCCTAGAAAGGATGATTATGAGATCATATTggatgaatttgaaatagcGCTGAACATGAACGGaacaaataatgaattcatTAGTATATTCAGATCTAATAAcgaattattattgaattttagGGCACTTCTGAATTTGAGAACAAATGAGCTGAACGATTGGAACCTTTGGAACAAATTTCAAGGCATTTTCGCCTCCATCTATGAATGCGAATTTATAATTGATGAACAAGAATGGTCTTTGAGAAAGGAGGAAAACCAAAATGAGGCCGAAGCTACTAATGATACAATTAATGGAATTGAACTTTCTGACAAAATGAAGCAGGATGGCGAGAtggtaaattga